From a single Streptomyces sp. NBC_00377 genomic region:
- the qcrB gene encoding cytochrome bc1 complex cytochrome b subunit codes for MSTESTTESPARSEAPAGERLADWADGRLGIYTLAKANMRKIFPDHWSFMLGEVCLYSFLILILTGVYLTLFFHPSMTEVAYHGSYVPLQGQMMSEAYKSTLDISFDVRGGLLIRQLHHWSALVFLAGMIVHMMRVFFTGAFRKPREVNWVFGVLLLFLGMFTGFTGYSLPDDLLSGTGLHFMEGAILSIPIVGTYLSFFLFGGEYPGHDLIPRFYSIHVLLLPGIMLGLVVAHLILVFYHKHTQFAGPGRSNKNVVGMPLLPVYAAKAGGFFFLVFGVLAVIAGIAQINPIWAFGPYRADQVAAGSQPDWYMGFAEGLLRIMPGWEINFWGHTLALGVFIPLAGFAVVLALIGVYPFVESWVTGDKREHHILDRPRNAPTRTAFGVAWLTAYFVTMIAGGNDIWATQFHLSLNAITWFVRIFFFAGPVIAFVVTKRICLGLQRRDKDKVLHGRETGTIRRLPHGEFVEVHAPLSQEQLHTLTAHEQYEPAALTSPRVDDDGVERPVTRAQKLRVRLSKAYYGADGQISKPTAQEYEEITSGRGHH; via the coding sequence TTGAGCACCGAATCCACCACCGAATCGCCCGCGCGCAGCGAGGCTCCGGCAGGCGAGCGCCTCGCCGACTGGGCCGACGGCCGGCTGGGGATCTACACCCTGGCCAAGGCCAACATGCGCAAGATCTTCCCCGACCACTGGTCGTTCATGCTGGGCGAGGTCTGCCTCTACAGCTTCCTGATCCTTATCCTGACCGGTGTCTATCTGACTTTGTTCTTCCACCCGTCGATGACCGAGGTCGCATACCACGGCAGCTACGTCCCGCTGCAGGGACAGATGATGAGCGAGGCGTACAAGTCCACGCTCGACATCAGCTTCGACGTACGGGGCGGGCTGCTGATCCGCCAGCTGCACCACTGGTCGGCGCTGGTGTTCCTCGCCGGGATGATCGTGCACATGATGCGCGTCTTCTTCACCGGCGCGTTCCGCAAGCCGCGCGAGGTCAACTGGGTCTTCGGCGTCCTGCTGTTGTTCCTGGGCATGTTCACCGGGTTCACCGGCTACTCACTCCCTGACGATCTGCTCTCCGGCACCGGCCTGCACTTCATGGAGGGCGCGATCCTGTCGATCCCGATCGTCGGGACGTACCTCTCCTTCTTCCTCTTCGGCGGCGAATACCCCGGGCACGACCTCATCCCGCGGTTCTACTCCATCCACGTCCTGCTGCTGCCCGGGATCATGCTCGGCCTCGTGGTGGCGCACCTGATCCTGGTCTTCTACCACAAGCACACCCAGTTCGCCGGGCCCGGACGGTCCAACAAGAACGTGGTCGGCATGCCACTGCTGCCGGTGTACGCGGCCAAAGCAGGCGGCTTCTTCTTCCTGGTCTTCGGCGTCCTCGCGGTCATCGCGGGCATCGCCCAGATCAACCCGATCTGGGCCTTCGGCCCCTACCGGGCCGACCAGGTCGCGGCAGGCTCCCAGCCCGACTGGTACATGGGCTTCGCCGAGGGGCTGCTGCGCATCATGCCGGGCTGGGAGATCAACTTCTGGGGCCACACACTGGCCTTGGGGGTATTCATCCCGCTCGCCGGCTTCGCCGTGGTCCTGGCGCTCATCGGGGTCTACCCGTTCGTCGAGTCGTGGGTCACCGGCGACAAGCGCGAGCACCACATCCTGGACCGCCCGCGCAACGCGCCCACCCGTACGGCCTTCGGAGTCGCCTGGCTGACGGCGTACTTCGTGACGATGATCGCAGGCGGCAATGACATCTGGGCCACCCAGTTCCATCTGTCGCTCAACGCGATCACGTGGTTCGTGCGGATCTTCTTCTTCGCCGGGCCGGTCATCGCCTTCGTCGTCACCAAACGGATCTGTCTCGGCCTGCAGCGCCGGGACAAGGACAAGGTGCTGCACGGCCGGGAGACCGGCACCATCAGGCGCCTTCCGCACGGTGAGTTCGTCGAGGTCCACGCCCCCCTCAGCCAGGAGCAGCTGCACACCCTGACCGCGCACGAGCAGTACGAGCCGGCCGCGCTGACGAGCCCGCGGGTCGACGACGACGGCGTCGAGCGTCCGGTCACGCGAGCGCAGAAGCTGCGCGTGCGGCTCAGCAAGGCGTACTACGGTGCGGACGGCCAGATCAGCAAGCCGACCGCCCAGGAGTACGAGGAGATCACCAGCGGCCGCGGCCACCACTGA
- a CDS encoding GNAT family N-acetyltransferase, protein MFVSELDLTDVATATAVHLTGRRSYAVEAALIGFDGIPTLVESLEEMRAQPLRWLGMTTRDGHIAAFVAWQRLARGNGIDIDRVCVDPTWFRRGLALRLLDHLLTELAPTGQALVSTGADNRPAIALYERLGFTRVGTVERAPGLLMAEFRLARE, encoded by the coding sequence GTGTTCGTCAGCGAGCTGGACCTGACGGACGTGGCGACGGCGACGGCGGTGCACCTGACCGGCCGCCGGTCGTATGCAGTCGAGGCCGCGCTGATCGGTTTTGACGGAATACCCACTCTCGTGGAGAGCCTGGAAGAGATGCGGGCCCAGCCGTTGCGTTGGCTCGGGATGACGACGCGTGACGGTCACATTGCCGCCTTCGTTGCCTGGCAGCGCCTGGCGCGAGGAAACGGCATCGATATCGACCGGGTATGCGTCGATCCGACATGGTTTCGCCGCGGTCTGGCTCTGAGACTGCTCGATCACCTGTTGACCGAGCTGGCCCCCACCGGGCAGGCGCTGGTCAGCACGGGCGCGGACAATCGCCCGGCCATCGCTCTCTATGAGCGTCTCGGCTTCACCCGTGTCGGCACCGTCGAGCGGGCGCCCGGCCTGCTCATGGCCGAGTTCCGGCTTGCGCGGGAATAG
- a CDS encoding class I SAM-dependent methyltransferase codes for MATEDDFGVEEADARRDGHAEGLAANRALWDSLAETHGTTATDQSYDVEAFLGGQQTLRSIERELAGDVAGKDLLHLHCHFGMDTLNWARLGARVTGVDFSPVAITRAQDLAEKAGLVADFVVADTQRLPDSLAAGFDVVVATYGVLSWIADVDAWMRGAARALRPGGRLVLVDIHPAFQSVLSFEPFVADWPYGGGEAQYVALTGTYADPSVVTAPRQTVQFPYSLGEIVTAAASAGLVVERLAEHTETESDGRHILPRGADGLYRFPFSDTYLPIMYSLRAVAPRTPPSGS; via the coding sequence ATGGCTACAGAGGACGACTTCGGCGTGGAGGAGGCCGACGCGCGCAGGGACGGGCACGCTGAGGGGCTTGCCGCCAACCGGGCGCTGTGGGATTCCCTGGCCGAAACCCACGGCACGACGGCCACCGATCAGTCCTACGACGTGGAGGCGTTTCTCGGCGGTCAGCAGACGCTGCGCAGCATCGAGCGTGAACTGGCCGGTGACGTAGCGGGCAAGGATCTGCTCCACCTGCACTGCCACTTCGGCATGGACACCTTGAACTGGGCCCGCCTGGGCGCGAGGGTCACCGGAGTCGACTTCTCCCCCGTAGCGATCACCCGTGCCCAGGACCTCGCCGAAAAGGCGGGACTGGTCGCGGACTTCGTCGTGGCGGACACTCAGCGCCTGCCCGACAGCCTTGCGGCCGGGTTCGACGTCGTCGTCGCCACGTACGGCGTGTTGTCCTGGATCGCGGATGTCGACGCGTGGATGCGGGGGGCCGCGCGGGCGCTCAGGCCAGGAGGCCGACTGGTCCTGGTGGACATTCATCCGGCCTTCCAGAGCGTCCTCAGCTTCGAACCCTTCGTGGCCGACTGGCCCTACGGCGGCGGCGAGGCTCAGTACGTCGCTCTGACCGGCACTTATGCAGATCCGAGCGTCGTGACGGCGCCACGGCAGACGGTGCAGTTCCCCTACTCGCTCGGTGAGATCGTGACTGCTGCCGCTTCGGCGGGCCTGGTTGTGGAACGGCTGGCAGAGCATACGGAGACGGAATCCGACGGCCGCCACATCCTGCCTCGAGGCGCCGACGGTCTCTACCGGTTCCCCTTCAGCGACACCTACCTGCCGATCATGTACTCGCTGCGGGCTGTCGCGCCACGCACGCCGCCGAGCGGCAGTTGA
- a CDS encoding ATP-binding protein: MTCTAPPTAARTTEDSFTLAATGPSTQARTAGAWGLSLQCGPPAPATARREARRVMHAWGADEETVDDALLVVSELVTNAVQYAEPPVAVSLCFFDDRAILVAVTDGGPRTEDQYDDRPADEHGRGTFIVDAVTVGAGDVTGQDGRVSHWAVVGPSAL, encoded by the coding sequence ATGACTTGCACCGCACCTCCCACCGCCGCCAGGACGACAGAAGACTCCTTCACCCTCGCCGCGACCGGACCGTCCACGCAGGCTCGGACCGCCGGCGCGTGGGGGCTGTCGTTGCAGTGCGGTCCGCCGGCGCCCGCGACCGCACGCCGCGAGGCCCGCAGGGTGATGCACGCCTGGGGAGCCGACGAGGAAACCGTGGACGACGCCCTGCTGGTCGTCTCGGAGCTGGTGACCAACGCGGTGCAGTACGCCGAGCCGCCCGTCGCCGTGTCCCTGTGCTTCTTCGACGACCGGGCGATCCTGGTCGCGGTCACCGACGGCGGCCCCCGCACCGAGGACCAGTACGACGACCGGCCCGCCGACGAGCACGGACGCGGCACCTTCATCGTGGACGCTGTGACCGTAGGCGCCGGCGATGTCACCGGGCAGGACGGGCGGGTCAGCCACTGGGCAGTCGTCGGGCCCTCAGCGCTGTGA